A genomic segment from Hippoglossus stenolepis isolate QCI-W04-F060 chromosome 3, HSTE1.2, whole genome shotgun sequence encodes:
- the LOC118104463 gene encoding amphoterin-induced protein 1 encodes MGDSLCISLRVAEAVLRTRSLITVLPFALLLPTVRISAQFMGSPLDCHKTCVCASNIVSCSKTNLTYVPIALPEYTAVLDVSFNSITKLRAEWTSIKLSRLHTLLLNNNGITFLSSEAFVSVTKVQYLDLSSNRLRLLDEVIFEPLEHLEVLLLYNNCISQIDRSAFSSLIMLQKLYLSHNQISRFPLELVKERSRLETLRLLDVSSNRIKVLPLHELQALPAWITNGLYFHNNSLPCSCELYEVVARWYLKELSSAIDFRSSHTCLLPGQQKEKMAILDLNKVHLNCSEAKILDKEAYLDQFLVLDCDTRKKNMTKRWALPGNIPLSPKGNNTAVKRPDGNLEIGPLRAEDSGVYICYATSDSVNETLYVTVVVFNSTMTGGMENMKTAYTTLVACLVSVVMVLIYLYLTPCRCACCPGQGLEKNDPNDSLHSSTVSVSQAHKETGQERVEGGFSYRHVGYPDIKDQLEQNGRLNPIGEEDEDWQGESRERRRSDAESVSSVCSDTPMVV; translated from the coding sequence ATGGGGGACTCCCTCTGCATCTCCCTACGCGTCGCCGAGGCAGTGCTGAGAACGAGGAGCTTGATCACGGTTCTACCTTTTGCTTTGCTGCTACCAACAGTAAGAATCAGTGCACAGTTCATGGGAAGCCCCCTGGACTGCCACAAGACCTGCGTGTGCGCCAGCAACATCGTTAGCTGCTCCAAGACGAACCTGACCTACGTCCCCATCGCTCTTCCAGAATACACAGCCGTCCTGGACGTCAGCTTCAACTCCATCACCAAGCTCCGTGCCGAGTGGACCTCCATCAAACTCAGCAGGCTGCACACTCTGCTGCTCAACAACAACGGCATCACTTTTCTGTCCTCCGAGGCGTTTGTCTCTGTGACAAAGGTTCAGTACCTGGACCTTTCGTCCAATCGCCTCCGCCTGCTGGATGAGGTCATCTTCGAGCCGCTGGAGCACCTGGAGGTGCTGCTGCTTTACAACAACTGCATCTCTCAGATCGATCGCTCTGCTTTCTCGAGCCTCATCATGCTGCAGAAGCTCTACCTGAGCCACAACCAGATCTCACGCTTCCCCTTGGAGCTGGTGAAGGAGCGGAGCCGGCTGGAAACTCTCCGACTGCTGGATGTTTCCTCCAACCGCATCAAAGTCCTGCCCTTGCACGAGCTTCAGGCCCTGCCAGCCTGGATCACGAATGGCCTGTACTTCCACAACAACTCTTTGCCCTGCAGCTGTGAGCTGTATGAAGTGGTGGCACGCTGGTACCTCAAGGAGCTCAGCTCCGCTATTGACTTCAGGAGCAGCCACACTTGTTTGTTACCAgggcagcagaaagagaaaatggccATACTGGATCTGAACAAGGTCCATTTGAACTGCAGTGAGGCCAAAATTTTGGACAAAGAAGCTTATCTGGACCAGTTCCTTGTGCTGGACTGTGATACCAGGAAGAAGAACATGACTAAGAGATGGGCACTGCCTGGAAACATCCCACTGTCTCCTAAAGGAAACAATACTGCTGTGAAGCGTCCTGACGGCAACCTCGAGATCGGGCCCCTGAGGGCAGAGGACTCCGGGGTCTACATCTGCTATGCCACAAGTGACTCCGTCAACGAGACGCTGTATGTGACTGTAGTTGTGTTTAACTCCACCATGACTGGTGGCATGGAGAACATGAAGACGGCCTACACTACCCTCGTAGCATGTCTGGTCAGTGTTGTTATGGTTCTAATCTACCTCTACCTCACACCCTGTCGCTGCGCCTGTTGTCCGGGTCAGGGCCTGGAGAAGAACGACCCCAATGACAGCCTCCATTCTTCAACTGTCAGCGTCTCTCAAGCACACAAGGAGACGGGGCAAGAGCGAGTTGAAGGTGGCTTTAGCTACAGACATGTGGGCTACCCAGATATCAAGGACCAGCTGGAGCAGAATGGGAGGTTGAATCCAATAGGTGAGGAGGACGAGGATTGGCAgggggagagcagggagagaaggaggtcTGACGCAGAGTCGGTCAGCTCCGTGTGCTCTGATACCCCCATGGTGGTGTGA